A part of Setaria viridis chromosome 8, Setaria_viridis_v4.0, whole genome shotgun sequence genomic DNA contains:
- the LOC117866314 gene encoding uncharacterized protein: protein MAMQAPASSLARAPAAPLRSSFSAPWSVRMPAPARRRVARAATAARITMRVASKQAYICRDCGYIYNDRTPFDKLSDSYFCPVCGAPKRRFRAYQPAVSKNANATDARKARKEQLKKDEAIGQALPIAIAVGVIALVGLYFYLNSAYN, encoded by the exons ATGGCCATGCAGGCCCCGGCGTCGTCCctggcgcgcgcgccggcggcgccgctccgGTCGTCCTTCTCGGCGCCGTGGTCGGTGCggatgccggcgccggcgcggcggcgggtggccagggccgccacggccgcgcggATCACCATGCGGGTCGCGTCCAAGCAGGCCTACATCTGCCGCGACTGCGG GTACATCTACAACGACAGGACCCCGTTTGACAAGCTGTCCGACAGCTACTTCTGCCCCG TTTGTGGAGCTCCGAAGAGGAGGTTCAGAGCATACCAGCCGGCGGTGTCCAAGAACGCGAATGCCACCGATGCCCGCAAGGCGAGGAAGGAGCAGCTAAAGAAGGACGAAGCAATCGG GCAAGCCTTGCCGATCGCCATTGCCGTCGGTGTAATTGCCCTGGTCGGCCTCTACTTCTACCTCAACAGCGCCTACAACTAG